A stretch of the Rhinoderma darwinii isolate aRhiDar2 chromosome 3, aRhiDar2.hap1, whole genome shotgun sequence genome encodes the following:
- the AEN gene encoding apoptosis-enhancing nuclease, protein MEFAVSTGLFHGFPRSSHYLNASQKDIPVHEHKDVRARNRRKSRKHQRLLHKTFINGLLDKNESEERSSSIRDERSLLSCPQRDEDNSSTRLEEIKATFGALPAKATFPVCPPASDYDSGLSVADSSQSSRASSPISWLKPGKCIAIDCEMVGTGPRGKISELARCSVVDYEGDVLYDKYVKTELPVTDYRTRWSGITKQSLRNAISFKTARKEIMKLLKGKRVVGHALYHDFSVLKYFHPLQQTRDTSKITLLNQIAGLPTIQSVSLKRLALHILQKRIQVGKKGHSSVEDAQTCMELYRLVEEQVEQMLLGSPLSDFSNLDDDSAADNQYMDDQYWPLDLNEDCK, encoded by the exons ATGGAATTCGCCGTTTCCACTGGTCTATTCCATGGATTTCCTCGGTCCAGTCACTACTTGAATGCTTCTCAAAAAGATATACCTGTCCATGAACATAAAGATGTACGTGCCAGGAATCGCAGGAAGAGCAGAAAGCACCAGCGCCTGTTACATAAAACATTTATAAACGGTCTACTGGACAAAAATGAATCTGAGGAACGTTCATCTTCCATCCGTGATGAGCGCAGCCTTTTAAGTTGTCCACAGAGAGATGAAGATAACTCGTCTACAAGACTTGAGGAGATCAAGGCTACATTTGGGGCCTTGCCGGCTAAGGCTACGTTCCCTGTATGTCCTCCGGCATCTGACTATGATAGTGGGTTGTCGGTGGCAGACAGCTCTCAGTCTAGTAGAGCTTCTTCACCTATTTCTTGGCTAAAACCTGGAAAGTGTATTGCCATTGACTGTGAAATGGTTGGTACTGGTCCTCGTGGGAAGATCAGTGAGTTGGCACGATGCAGTGTCGTCGACTATGAGGGGGATGTTCTATATGATAAATATGTTAAAACCGAGCTGCCAGTGACGGACTACAGAACACGGTGGAGCGGCATTACTAAACAAAGCCTGCGAAATGCTATTTCATTCAAGACGGCCAGGAAGGAG ATCATGAAGCTTCTCAAGGGTAAGCGTGTGGTTGGACATGCGCTATATCACGACTTCAGCGTATTGAAATATTTCCATCCATTGCAACAGACAAGAGACACCAGTAAAATTACTTTACTGAACCAGATTGCAGGACTTCCAACAATACAAAGTGTTTCTTTGAAACGTCTAGCGTTGCATATCCTGCAGAAACGGATACAG GTTGGTAAGAAGGGACACTCCTCTGTTGAAGATGCTCAAACGTGCATGGAGCTTTATAGGTTGGTGGAGGAGCAAGTGGAGCAAATGCTACTCGGATCTCCGTTGAGTGATTTCAGTAACTTGGATGATGACAGCGCAGCAGATAACCAATACATGGATGATCAGTACTGGCCGTTGGA